CTAGGCAGGAGATAATCACTATGCCGTTTGTTGCCCACTTCGTCGATGCATTTGCGTCCATCCTGAACATGGTGTTGTCGCTTTATACCTGGCTCCTCATCATCCGGGCGCTGATCTCCTGGGTCAACCCCGACCCCTGGAATCCGATCGTCCAATTTCTCGCTCGCGTTACCGACCCGGTGTTGCGGCCGATTCAGCAAATGCTGCCGATGTGGCGGTTGGGATTCGATATCTCTCCCATCGTCGCCATCCTGGCGATCCAGTTTATCCAGCGATGGCTGGTGCCTTCCCTTCAAGAGATGGCCTGGACCCTTCGCTGATGGTTCTGGTTCGACAGGAGGGCGAGGCCGCCTCGTTCTGTATCCGCCTGCAGCCGAAGGCGTCCCGCGAAGCGATCGTCGGCGAGGTCGATGGTATCCTGAGGCTCCGGGTGACCGCCCCGCCGGTAGATGGACGGGCCAACGAGGCCTGCCTCCGTCTGCTTGCCAAGGCTCTTGACCTGCCGGTCTCCCGCTTTCGAATCACCGCTGGTCAGCAGGCCCGCGTGAAAACCATCCGGATCACCGAAGCCTCCGCCGATCTCATCCGCACTGCTTTCTGTGACCTGCTGGAGCACCCAAACCGCTAACCCCTACTATACTGGCGGACCAAATTACCTGGAAAAGCATTGCGTTGTCCGTGCAACCGCAGAAGTTGGGCTTGACTCAAGCCCGCGCATTTCCTATACTTCTGTCGGTTTTAGGGGTGTAGAGTGCGAGCGAACAGGAGTGAGCTGCCCGCGGTTTTTGGCTGACTGAGAAGAGAGATGTGATGGACCGAAACCTGGCGCTTGAGTTAGTGCGGGCGACCGAGTTAGCCGCCATTTCGTCGGCGCGTTGGATGGGGTTAGGCAATCCGAGCGCGGCTGATCAGGCTGCGATCGACGCCATGCGTCATGCCTTCGATAACGTCAGCTTCAGTGGTTCCATTGTCATCGGGAAGGGTGAGCGCGGTACGGCGCCAACCCTCTATGTCGGAGAGGTCCTTGGCCAAGGCGATGCCCCTGAAGTAGACATCGCGCTTGATGCCGTTGAAAGCGGGGCGATTGTGGCCAATGGCCGTCCCAATGCCATCTCCGTCATCGCCGCCGCTGAGAAGGGGTCGCTGCGCCAGGTGCCGGAAGCCCACATGGAAAAGATCGCCGTCGGGCCCAAGGCGGCCGGGGCGATCGACATCACCGCCCCGGCAGAGAAGAATCTTCGCGCGATTGCTGAAGCGATGAACTGTTCTGTAGAAGATCTCACGGTGGTCATCCTTGACCGACCTCGCCACGCCGATCTGGTGAGGCAGGTCCGCGGGATCGGCGCGCGCATCAAACTCATTCAGGATGGCGACCTGTCCGCCACTATCGCTGTGGCGTTCGAAGGGACGGGCGTCGACGTCCTCATGGGGGTCGGGGGGGCGCGAGAAGGCGCGCTCGCGGCGACTGCGCTTCAGTGCATTGGGGGTGACATGCAAGGTCGCCTGAAGCCGCTGACGGAAGAGGAGGCAGAGCGCGCACTGAGAATGGGAATCCAGGATCTGGACCGGGTATTTACGATCTCCGATCTGACCGGAGGAGGAGAGTGCGACATCATGTTCGCCGCGACCGGGGTGACTGATGGTGATCTTCTGAAGGGGGTCCGCTTCTTCGGCGGAGGAGCCCAGACGCACTCCCTTGTCATGCGCTCCAGGTCCGCGACCGTCCGCTTCATCGAGTCAACTCACCGCTTCGACCGGAAATCGGTCTCATAGGCCCACATTGCGCATCGCGTTAATCAGTCTTCAGTCTTCAGCCGTCAGCCGTCAGCTCTCTGCATGAAACTAAAAGGTGTACGGGGGGCGCCAGACCTCTTGCCTCAGGAGACCGCGAGGTGGCAGCGCGTCGAAACGGCTACGCGCTTTCTCTTGCAGCGGTACGGCTACGCGGAAATCCGGACCCCAGTCTTTGAACGGACGGAGCTCTTTGTCCGTGGTATCGGCGAGGGGACCGACATCGTCGAGAAAGAGATGTACACTTTCATCGACCAGGGGGAGGTCAATCTCACGCTTCGGCCCGAAGGGACCGCGCCGGTTGCCCGAGCCTATCTCGAACATCAGATGGCCGCCCAGTTCCCCTTGGTGAAGCTGTATTACCTCGGTCCGATGTTCCGTCGGGAACGGCCACAATCGGGACGATACCGGCAGTTCCACCAGATCGGCGTGGAGGCGATCGGCTCCGACCAGCCGGCGGTGGATGCGGAGGTGATCGACCTCCTCTGGGCGCTCATGGTGGAGGAGTTCCGAATTCCTGATCTGCAACTTCGCCTCAATTCGATCGGTGACGCAGCCTGCCGCCCCACGATCCGAGATCGCCTCCGTCGCTATATGACGGATCGGTCGTCAGCGCTCTGCCCGGATTGCCAGGGGAGGCTCACGCGTAATCCGCTCCGGATCATGGACTGCAAGCAACCGGGCTGCCAGCATCTGGTGGCGGAGGCACCAAAACCACTTGAGAGCCTGTGTGAAGCCTGTGCGGCCCACTTCACTGAGGTCCGAGGTCTGCTGGATCACTTGAAGATCCCCTATACTATCGATGAGCGGCTGGTCCGCGGCCTTGAATACTACACAAAAACGGCTTTCGAGGTGATTAATCCCCGCCTTGGCGCTCAGAATGCCTTGGCCGGTGGCGGGCGCTACGATGGCCTGATCGAGGTAGTGGGCGGGCCCTCAACCCCTGCCATGGGGTTCGCTGTCGGGATAGAACGGGTCATAGCCTCGCTTCCGTCAGCCGAAGAGGAGGACGTGCTGCGTGGGATCTACGTTGCCACGCTAGGGCGAGAGGCGCAGCGAGCCGGGATGGGGCTCCTGCAGGAGCTGCGTCGACGCGGTATGCGGGGCCTGATGAATCTCGAAGCGCGCAGTCTCAAGAGTCAGATGCGTCAGGCCAATAAGGAGCGGGTCCGGTACTGCCTGATCTTGGGTGATGAGGAGCTCGGGCGAGGCCAGGCGACGCTGCGGGATATGATGAAGGCCGACCAGACGTCCGTGGAGCTCGTTCATATCGTCGAGCGTCTGATGGGGCTGGAGGGGGTATGAGCACAAGCAGAGGACATCTGACGCGGACGGAGTATTGCGGTTTATTGGGCCCGCAGCACATGGGGCAGCCTGTGGTACTGATGGGCTGGGTGCATCGGCGACGCGATCATGGCGGCCTCATTTTTATCGATCTTCGAGATCGCGAAGGGGTGGTCCAGACGGTCTTCAACCCCGAGCATCATCCGGAAGCCCATGAGGTGGCCAGACGGATGCGCGCTGAATTTGTGGTGGCGATTCGCGGCAGAGTCCAGGCGCGCCCGCCGGGGACCGAAAACGCCGCACTTCCCACCGGGGCTATCGAGATCGTGGTGGAGGAGGCGCAGGTCCTGAATGAGGCGAAGCCGCCGGTCTTTGCAATCGAAGAGGAGACAGACGTCGCCGAGGAGATTCGGCTGACGTATCGGTACCTGGACCTCCGCCGCCCGCCGCTGCTGCGCAACCTGCGCCTGCGTCACAAGGCGGCCCAGGCGGTTCACTGCTATCTGGACAGCCACGGCTTTGTTGAGGTAGAGACCCCCATGCTGACTCGGAGCACGCCCGAAGGGGCCAGGGACTATCTGGTTCCGAGTCGGCTGAACCCCGGGGAGTTCTACGCCCTGCCGCAGTCGCCCCAGCTCTTCAAGCAGCTCCTCATGGTCTCGGGCATGGATCGATACTATCAGATCGTCCGGTGCTTTCGGGACGAGGATCTGCGGGCCGACCGACAGCCGGAGTTTACTCAGATCGACATGGAGATGTCGTTTGTGGATCGAGAGGATGTGCTCCGGGTGACGGAAGGGCTGGTGGCGGCACTCTTTGAAGCGGCCGGCAAGCCTTTACCGCCCAGGCCATTTCCACGACTGACGTATGCCGAGGCGATCGACCGATTCGGCCTCGATGCGCCGGACACCCGGTTCGGGATGGAGCTGACCGACCTGACCGAGTTGTTGCGCGGGATCGATGCCAAGGTGTTTGCCGAGCCGATTGCGCGAGGCGGCGTGGTCAAGGGGATGAATGTCAAAGGGTGCGGCGCATTCTCCAGGACGCAGATTGATGGGCTGGTTGACTGCGCCAAGGGGTTTGGGGCCAAGGGGTTGGCCTGGTTCAAGGTGTCTGCGGACGGGATCCAGTCGCCGCTGACCAAGTTCCTCTATCCGATGATCCTTGAACGGCTTGCTGAGCGACTGAAAGGGGAGGAAGGGGATCTCTTGTTGCTGGTCGCCGATCAGGCAAAGACGGCGGCCGAGGCGCTGGGGCGCTTACGGGTTAAATTAGGCCGTGAGTTGAAGTTGATTGATGAGAGCGCGCTGGCTGTCACTTGGGTCATCGACTTCCCCCTCCTTGAATTCGATCCCGAGCAAGGGCGGTGGCAGGCGATGCATCACCCCTTTACGGCGCCGCTGGACGAGGATCTGCCGTTCTTTGACACCGATCCCGATAAGATCCGCGCCAAGGCCTATGACCTGGTTGTGAACGGGCAGGAGTTGGGGGGAGGCAGCATCAGGATCCACCGCCGGGATGTGCAGAGCCGGATGTTCGGCGCTCTCGGAATCAGCGAGGACGAGGCAAGGGCCAAATTTGGGTTTCTCTTAGAAGCGCTTGAGTATGGCGCCCCGCCCCATGGCGGGATCGCCTTCGGCTTCGATCGGGTTATCGCGCTGCTCGCGGGGGCCGGCTCGATCCGGGACGTGATTGCCTTCCCCAAGACCCAAAAGGCGGTGGACCTGATGACGAACGCCCCTTCGCCTGTCGACTCGAAACAGCTCAGGGAGTTGAAGATTAAGCTGGATCTCGACTGAGATTGCAGCTTTCAGCAATCGGCTATCAGCCTTTAACAGATGGCTGGCTGCTGACAACTAATTGCCGCCTCTGTTGACAGGTCCATGGGGCAGGGATAGGATATAGGAGCGTGGGGTGGTGGCTGTGTCCCATGAGGCAGAGGATAATGAGTAGCGAAGCGGGGAGATGACAGGGGAGCAGGTTCGACCGGAACAAAAGGTTTCCCTGCCTATCGGGGAAGAGATCCGGCAACTGTTTGGTCGCAAGGATGAGGTTAGAAAGCTCATCGAAGAGGCATTACAGGTTAAGCTGGTTGCGCGCAATGGCTTTGTGAGCATCCAGGGTGAGGCGTCAGATGTCGCTGTCGGGGAGCAGGTCGTATCAGAGCTGATCTCGGTGCTGGCGCGCGGTGAGCGCGTGACGCCACAAGACGTGAAGCTGGCCCTTCGGCTCTTTACCAAAAAAGAGGAGGAGGAGTTCAAGCGGATCCAGGGTGAGGTGATCGATGTTTCGTCAAAGAAGCGGCCGGTTCGGCCAAAGGGCCCCGGCCAGCGAAGCTACATCGAAGCCATCCGCCATCACGACATCGTCTTCGCCATAGGGCCGGCCGGGACCGGCAAGACCTATCTGGCCATGGCCATGGCCGTGTCAGCCCTCCTGAGGCACGAGGTCAGCCGGATCATCCTGACCAGGCCCGCCGTGGAGGCTGGGGAAAAGTTGGGTTTTCTCCCCGGCACGCTCTACGACAAGATTAACCCATACCTTCGACCCCTGTACGATGCGCTCTACGACATGATCGAGCTGGAGCGTGTCACCCGTCTGATTGAGATGGGCACCATCGAGATTGCTCCGCTGGCCTTCATGCGAGGCCGGACCTTGAACGATTCGTTTATCGTGCTGGACGAGGCTCAGAATACGACCTCAGAGCAGATGAAGATGTTTTTGACGCGCCTTGGCTTCGGTTCAAAGACCGTCATTACGGGGGACATTACCCAGGTCGATCTGCCCACCGACAGACGCTCCGGACTGATCGAGGTGCAGCGTATTCTGAAAGGGATCGAGGGGATCAAGTTCGCTTATCTCGGCGAGGAGGACGTGGTGCGACACGAGTTGGTGCAGCAGATTGTCAGGGCCTACGAAATGTACCAGACCTCCACACCACCAGCCGAGGGGCGATAGGAGGGCGCCAGATGGCGCCCGACACGAGTAGCAGCGGTATCATTACCAGTATGCAGTCGCCGGCTGCGCGCCGGCTGCTCCACGCTCCCCGTGTGGTCTCCTCCTGGTTCCATTGGGCCACCGGGCGCCTCGAGCGCCATCCGGGTGCGCTGTATGTGCTCTGTAGCGTGGCCGTTCTCACGATCATCCTCCTCATCGCATCTTCCCCGGTACTCCCGGCTGGAATCCTTCCACTCCTTGGGATCTGCCTCCTGGTCAGCCTCCTGCTTGGAAGCCTCTGCCTGTACATCTGGACGCTCCAGCCCAAGTCGATGCGACAGCCGAAGAGTCTGTTCCTCCTCGCGTCGGTGATCTTGTTGACGGTGGCTATCACCCGCTCGTTTTTCTTCTTTCTGCCCTCCGCCCACCAGGCGCTCCCTCATGTGCCTGCGAGCGCCCTCGAATACTCGATCCCTGTCGCCTTGGGAGGTCTGCTCCTGGCGCTCCTCTTCAATAGTCGCCTGGCCTTTGCAGGCGCTCTTGCTATCAGCATCCTGACCTCCCTCGTAGCGGCTGACGGGTTCCGCTTCTTCCTGTATAGTCTTGTGAGCAGCCTTGCTGCGATCTTCGCCCTCGTGGGTCAGAAAGATCGAGCTACCCTGCTTAAAGCGGGAGCGGCTGTCGGGCTGGCCAATCTCTACTCAATCCTGGCCTGGTCGTTGCTCTCCGGGACCACAGAGTGGCTTGGTTTTCACCTGCTCTGCGGTCTTGCCGGCGGGTTGTTTGTCGCGATCCTGTCGCTTGGCCTGCTCCCGCTGTTCGAATATCTGTTCGAGGTGGCTACCGATTTTCGATTGCTGGAATTGTGCAACCTGAACCATCCCCTCCTGAAGGAGATGATACTCAAGGCCCCAGGTACCTACCACCACAGTGTTGTGGTGGGTACCCTGGCCGAGGCGGCCGCTGAGGCGATCGGCGCGAATGCTCTGCTGTGCCGGGTGGGCGCGTACTACCACGACATCGGGAAAATCACCAAGCCTTCGTACTTCGTCGAGAATCAGCAGAATGTCCGGAGTCGACATGAAAAGCTGGGCCCGAGCCTCAGCAGCTTGGTGATCGTATCTCATGTGAAGGGTGGCATCGAACTGGGTCGGGCCTACGGCCTTCCCCAGACCGTGCTGGAGATGATCCCGCAGCACCACGGCACCAGGCTCATCCTTTTCTTTTACCACAAGGCCAAGGGTACAGAAGAAAGCGACCAAGGCGAGGTTCAGGAAGAGAAGTTTCGGTATCCGGGGCCGAAACCTCAAACCAAGGAGGCGGCCATTCTGATGCTGGCCGACGCCGTTGAGGCAGCGTCGCGGACCCTCACCGAGCGGACACCCGGGCGGTTCCAGGCGCTGGTTGCGAAGATCGTGAATGCTATTTTCGCGGATGGGCAACTCCGCGAATGCGAGCTGACCTTCAGTGAGCTTCGCCTCATTGAGGAGAACTTCATTCGGATTCTTAGCGGCATCTACCACCGACGGGTAGAGTATCCCGGATTCGCCTTTGAGGAGTCTGCCGGTAGAAGGGGGGCGAATGGCACTGCAGGTCATAAATCGACAAAGGAAGATCAGGCTCGACACGAGATTTCTAAAAAAGGTCGGGCAGACTACCCTCGTCACAGCAGGGGCTCATGAGGCCGAGTGCGGGCTGTTGCTGGTCAGCGATCGGGCTATGACCCGCCTGAACCGGCAGTATCGAGGGATAGCCAAAAGTACGGACGTCCTCTCATTTCCGATGCGCGAGGGTCCGCTTGCGTCGCTATCGCCGAATCTGCTCGGGGATGTGGTGATCTCAGCCGAAATGGCCGATCGACAGGCCACAGCGGCGGGTCGCTCGCTTCGAGACGAGTTGGTCGCGCTCCTGATCCATGGCATCCTACACCTCCTCGGCTACGACCATCAGACGCCATCAGAGGCGAAGAGGATGAAACGCCTCGAAAGGCAGTTCGGTCTCCCGTTCATCGAGACAGAAGGTGGATGAGCGTGGTGGACTCGCTGAAACCGTTTCGCTGTGCGCTCGACGGGATCGTGGATGCGATCTCAACACAACGCCACCTGCGCATTCATGGTGTTGTGGCCGGCCTTGTCGCGCTGCTCGGGGTGCTGCTGGGGTTGCCGTATACTGATCTCCTGCTGCTGCTCATGGCTATTGCGCTTGTGGTCATCACAGAGCTTCTCAATACTGCAGTGGAGTTGACCGTGGACCTCACATCACCCGTTTTTCACCCGATTGCCAGACGGGCAAAGGACATCGCCGCCGGCGCAGTTCTGATCGCTGCGTTGGCCTCGGCTGCTGTCGGCATCATTATCCTTGCGCCTCCCCTGTTTCGCGCCTTCGTCGCAAGTCCATTGTCCGCAAAGTCGGCTATGCTGGCGGTGATTGCCATCGGGCTGGGGGCAAGCATATTCACCGCGCTCTTGCCGCGCCGGTTCGGGCAGGACCCTTCCAGCGAATCAGTTCCCAGGCGAAGATGACCATCGGTTCGAGGCCGCACATCACAGGATTGGGGTATGAACAGTTATAAATCCGGCTTTGTTGCGATTATTGGACGCCCCAACGTGGGCAAATCGACCCTCATGAACCGCCTGCTCGGACAGAAGGTTTCAATCGTGTCTCCCAGGCCGCAGACGACCAGGGCAAAAATTCTGGGGATCAAGAGCCTGCCTGGGGCGCAATTGATCTTTCTGGATACGCCAGGGATCGACAAGTCGGGTGGCTATTTCCACCGGCTGATGGTGAAGACGGCTACGAACAGCCTGGAGGGGACAGATCTGGTCCTCTGGATGGTAGAAGCCCCTAATCCACTCTCTCAGGACGACAAGCTGATTCTGGAGGCCCTGAGGAGCGTCAAGTCCCCGATCCTTCTCGCCATTAATAAGGTCGATCTCGTTGAGAAAGAAAGGTTGCTGCCCACGATTGATCGCTTCCGGGCACTGCTGCCATTTGCCGAGATTGTTCCCATCTCCGCCACGAAAGGCGACAACGTTGCGCTCCTTGAGTCGCTGCTGGTCCAATACCTCCCGGAGGGACAGCCTTTGTATCCTCTTGATCAGTTGACTGACCAGCCCGAGCGGTTCATTATCGCCGAGCTGATTCGCGAGAAGGTCTTTCGTTTGGTCTACCAGGAGATACCGTATGCGGTTGCCGTTCTGGTGGAGCAGGTGAGGGAGCGGGAAGGGCGGGCGCTCACCGACGTCGAGGCAACTATTTATGTCGAGAAAGATTCGCAAAAAGCGATCATTATCGGGCGCGGGGGGGCCATGCTGAAGAAAATCGGGGAGTTAGCCAGACCGGAGATTGAGATGCTGCTCGGCACCCAGGTATTCTTGAAACTGTGGGTCAAGGTTCGCAGCGACTGGCAGAAGGATGATGAGGTACTCAAGCGGCTTGGCTATTTGCAACCATAAAAACATTGCGGGTTTCGAGATCCGAGCCCCTAGCCCCTAACCCCTAGTTCGAAAAATGCCTTTACACACAACCGAAGCGATTGTGATCGGCGGACATAATCTTGGCGAGGCAGATCGGATTATTCCGTTCTTTACGAGGAAATTAGGGAAGGTCCGGGCGGTTGCCCGTGGGGCAAGGCGGGTTCGCAGCCGATATGGCGGGACCCTTGAGCTGTTCACGCTTGGGCAGCTTGTCTTCTTCGAGTCGCCCAACCGGACCCTCCACAAGATCAACGAGTTCTCTGTTATCGAGCCGTTCGCCGAGCTCAAGGCAGATCTTGGGAGGCTGAGCCGGGGAGCCTACCTCGTGGAATTGGCGGGTGCATCTATCGAGGAGGGGGAGTCAAGCGAGGAGATCTTTCTTTTGCTTCGGGATGCCTTAACGCTGCTTGCCTTGCATGATGACTCGCGACTCCTTAGATCGTTTGAGATCCGCCTCCTCAGAATTGTCGGATACCTTTTGGAGCTCTATCACTGCCTGGTCTGTCGGTCCGTACTGGAGTCCATCGCTGAACCCGCCATCAGCCCGACCCGTGGTGGGCTTGTCTGTTCCAGATGCCTCTCACGAGCGCCAGATAATTTACCTATCTCTCTGGAATCATTGGGATTCCTGCGCTCAGTTCTGCACGGCAGACTGGAGCAGTCGCTTGCTTCGCCTCTTTCCCATCCTCATCTTACCAGCCTTCAAGAGGTTTTGCGGGTGTGCATTGCGCACTTCTTCGGTAAAAGACTTCGGTCTGTTGCCTTCCTAAGCCTCGTCGAATAGAGCGTTAGTGGAGGAGGCGTGTATGCGGGCGTTGCGTTTGAATAGTACGCGCCCGATCGAAGATCACCCGCTCACGCTGGTCGAGCTGTCGCCGCCGATCCCTGGCCCAGGTGAACTTCGCCTGCGGGTCCAGGTCTGCGGGCTCTGCCGGACCGACCTGCACATCATCGAAGGCGATCTCTTGCTTCCCACGCTCCCCATCGTGCCCGGCCACCAGATCATCGGCATCGTCGATCAGGTGGGAGCGGGCGTAACGCGCTTTCAGGCAGGCGATCGGCTGGGCGTTCCCTGGCTGTACTCCACCTGTGGCCGATGCGCCTTCTGCCGGCGGGATCAGGAAAACCTCTGCGACGCAGCCCGTTTTACCGGCTACCACGTGAATGGGGGGTATGCGGAGTTCGTGGTTGTGCGGGATGAATTTGCGTACCCGCTCCCGACCGGCATCTCGACGGCCCACGCGGCCCCCTTGCTCTGCGCAGGGGTCATCGGCTTGCGCGCCCTTCGACTGAGCGAGGTCAGGCCCGGCGAACGTCTGGGGCTGTATGGGTTCGGCGGCTCGGCGCACATTGCCATCCAGGTGGCGGTCCACTGGGGATGCGAGGTCCTTGTCTTTACCCGGAGCGAGGCACACCGCGCCATGGCCAGGCAGCTCGGCGCCCACTGGGCGGGTCAGGCGGAGGCCGACCCGCCTGGACTGCTCGATAGCGCGGTCATCTTTGCGCCTGCCGGACGGCTGGTGCTGCAGGCGCTTCGGGTCCTCAGGAAGGGCGGCACGATCTCACTTGCCGGCATCACCATGAGTCCGATCCCGGAGCTTGACTATGCCCTACTCTACCAGGAGCGGACCGTTCGGAGCGTGGCCAACAGTACCCGTCAAGATGTGCGTGACCTCCTGCGCTTGGCAGTCGAGATCCCGATTCGAACCGAGGTCCACACCTTTCCCCTGGATGAGGCTAATCACGCTCTCCAGCTCCTTAAGCAAAGCCGGTTCAGCGGCGCCGGAGTCCTGACTATCTCCTAGTGTCTTCGAGTGCTTTATTTTTCGTTGACAGCCCTGGGAGTGTGATGTAAAGTAACTACTCGCGTCGCCTCGTAACGTAATCTTCACGTTCTCGGGAGAACGGTGCCGGAGAAGGCGAGGAATGGGGACGACAACCGCTAGTCAAAGTAGATCGCTATCCGCCAAGGATCACATGCACGAGTGCGCTGAATCACAGCAGTCTCTCCTTCTCCCTCAAGCCAACCAGCATAAGACCCTTCGAATCGTCCTGATCAAACCCTCACAATACGATGATGATGGGTACGTCATCCGCTTTTGGAAAGCCGTACTGCCCAGCAATACCCTGAGTGTCCTCCAGGGCTTGACCGAAGACATCAAGAGGCGCCGTGTCCTCGGCGACATTACTATCCAGGTCGATACCTTTGATGAGGTAGCGGAAAAGGTCCCAGTGGCGCAGATCGTGAAATGGAGCCGCCATCCTTTCACGAAGCTGGTGGTATGTCTCGTCGGAGTCCAGACCCCCCAGTTCCCCAGGGCGCTCGAAATGGGGAAGCAGTTCCGAAAGTATGGGATTGACGTCATGATGGGGGGATTCCATACCAGCGGAACCATCAATATGCTTGGCGATCAGGGGCCGGACATCCAGGAGCTCTATCGAGAATCGATCGCAGTAGTCTCCGGCGAGGTTGAAGGACATTGGGAAGGGATGCTGGCCGATCTCCTCAACGGACAACTGAAACCCCTCTACTCCTTTGCACAGGACCTCAAAGAGCTTGTGGACATCGACAATGCCCCCTTGCCCATCATCAGCCGCAAAACGATGAAGCACTTTGCCAGGCCCAACTTTGGAACGGTTGAAACCTCTCGAGGCTGCCCATTTTCGTGTAGCTTTTGTACGATCATCAACGTACAGGGTCGGATGATGCGGGAGCGTTCTCCAGAGGTAATCGCGGAGCTCATTCGAAGAAATTACACTGAACATCGGATCGACTTTTACTTTTTCACTGACGATAACTTTGCCCGGAAGAAGTGGTGGCGCGAAACCTTTGAAGCAATCATCCGCCTGCGCGAGGAGGGGATCAAGATCTCCTTTATGATGCAGGTGGACTTGGCCCGCAAGCCGCAAGACTTCGTGCGTCTCGCAGCCGAGGCCGGCTGTACCCAGGTATTCGTCGGCATGGAGAGCGTCAACCCTGACAACATCAAAGCCCAAGGCAAGGGACAGAACAAGGTTGAGGAGTATAAGGCCATTATTGGCGAGTGGCACAACGTCGGCGTTGCTGTCCACGTGGCCTACATTATCGGTATGCCCTTTGATACGAAGGCGCAGGTGGCCCTCGACATGCAGTATCTTATGGATGAGATCCAGCCGGATCAGGCCTCCTTCTTTATGCTGACTCCGCTGCCTGGTTCCCAGGACCACAAAGAAATGCAGGAACACGGCGAGTGGATGGACCCCGATCTCAATAAGCGAGATTCTTTTCACGCCACAACCGCACACCCCAATATGACCACCGAGGAGTGGACCGCCGCGTATCAGGAGGCTTGGCGGGCGTTTTACAGTAAAGAGAATATGGCGAAGATCCTGTCACGATGGCAGCACGCCCCGAGGACATATTGGAATCTCCTGAATGTCTACCTGTGGTACAAGAACGCGGCCCTGATCGAAAAGCAACATCCGATGGTGGCCGGCTTTTTCCGCTTGAAGGACCGGCTGACGCGGAGACCAGGATGTTCGGTTGATCCGCTGCCGGTCCATCTTTGGAAGCGTACGAAAGAGGTGTACCGTCTGTTCGTGGCATGGGCTCGATTCCTGAAGGAGATGGAAGAGGTCTGGCTTCAGTCCCGCCCTCGAACTGAAAGAGAAAGGCGAGTACTCGATGAGGTGCAGCGGATACAAGGAGAGATCTGGCAGACCTTAAAGGTTGCGGAGTGGCAAAAGGCATATAATGATGCCAAGGCGGCGCTACCCTCCAAGGCCCGGAGCCTGCTCGATCCCTTTGAGGAACTCTCCTCCAAGATGTTGCTCAGCCGCCGGGACCTGAATGTGTTCCTGAAGAAGTGGGGAAGCCTTCAGGCCAAGATCCAGACACTGCATCGCGGTTGGGCATGGGGAGACGGACCTGCCAAGAAATGGCTTGAGCAGCTCTATGCGCTCCATCGAGATGCTCGGCAGGGCATGAAGGTTCGTGAATGGCAAGAGGTCTACTCCGGCCTCAGGGGAAGGCTCCCGTCACGACTGGATCTGCTCTA
Above is a window of Candidatus Methylomirabilis sp. DNA encoding:
- a CDS encoding HDIG domain-containing metalloprotein, encoding MAPDTSSSGIITSMQSPAARRLLHAPRVVSSWFHWATGRLERHPGALYVLCSVAVLTIILLIASSPVLPAGILPLLGICLLVSLLLGSLCLYIWTLQPKSMRQPKSLFLLASVILLTVAITRSFFFFLPSAHQALPHVPASALEYSIPVALGGLLLALLFNSRLAFAGALAISILTSLVAADGFRFFLYSLVSSLAAIFALVGQKDRATLLKAGAAVGLANLYSILAWSLLSGTTEWLGFHLLCGLAGGLFVAILSLGLLPLFEYLFEVATDFRLLELCNLNHPLLKEMILKAPGTYHHSVVVGTLAEAAAEAIGANALLCRVGAYYHDIGKITKPSYFVENQQNVRSRHEKLGPSLSSLVIVSHVKGGIELGRAYGLPQTVLEMIPQHHGTRLILFFYHKAKGTEESDQGEVQEEKFRYPGPKPQTKEAAILMLADAVEAASRTLTERTPGRFQALVAKIVNAIFADGQLRECELTFSELRLIEENFIRILSGIYHRRVEYPGFAFEESAGRRGANGTAGHKSTKEDQARHEISKKGRADYPRHSRGS
- the ybeY gene encoding rRNA maturation RNase YbeY: MALQVINRQRKIRLDTRFLKKVGQTTLVTAGAHEAECGLLLVSDRAMTRLNRQYRGIAKSTDVLSFPMREGPLASLSPNLLGDVVISAEMADRQATAAGRSLRDELVALLIHGILHLLGYDHQTPSEAKRMKRLERQFGLPFIETEGG
- a CDS encoding diacylglycerol kinase family protein — its product is MVDSLKPFRCALDGIVDAISTQRHLRIHGVVAGLVALLGVLLGLPYTDLLLLLMAIALVVITELLNTAVELTVDLTSPVFHPIARRAKDIAAGAVLIAALASAAVGIIILAPPLFRAFVASPLSAKSAMLAVIAIGLGASIFTALLPRRFGQDPSSESVPRRR
- the era gene encoding GTPase Era encodes the protein MNSYKSGFVAIIGRPNVGKSTLMNRLLGQKVSIVSPRPQTTRAKILGIKSLPGAQLIFLDTPGIDKSGGYFHRLMVKTATNSLEGTDLVLWMVEAPNPLSQDDKLILEALRSVKSPILLAINKVDLVEKERLLPTIDRFRALLPFAEIVPISATKGDNVALLESLLVQYLPEGQPLYPLDQLTDQPERFIIAELIREKVFRLVYQEIPYAVAVLVEQVREREGRALTDVEATIYVEKDSQKAIIIGRGGAMLKKIGELARPEIEMLLGTQVFLKLWVKVRSDWQKDDEVLKRLGYLQP
- the recO gene encoding DNA repair protein RecO, with product MPLHTTEAIVIGGHNLGEADRIIPFFTRKLGKVRAVARGARRVRSRYGGTLELFTLGQLVFFESPNRTLHKINEFSVIEPFAELKADLGRLSRGAYLVELAGASIEEGESSEEIFLLLRDALTLLALHDDSRLLRSFEIRLLRIVGYLLELYHCLVCRSVLESIAEPAISPTRGGLVCSRCLSRAPDNLPISLESLGFLRSVLHGRLEQSLASPLSHPHLTSLQEVLRVCIAHFFGKRLRSVAFLSLVE
- a CDS encoding zinc-dependent alcohol dehydrogenase family protein, coding for MRALRLNSTRPIEDHPLTLVELSPPIPGPGELRLRVQVCGLCRTDLHIIEGDLLLPTLPIVPGHQIIGIVDQVGAGVTRFQAGDRLGVPWLYSTCGRCAFCRRDQENLCDAARFTGYHVNGGYAEFVVVRDEFAYPLPTGISTAHAAPLLCAGVIGLRALRLSEVRPGERLGLYGFGGSAHIAIQVAVHWGCEVLVFTRSEAHRAMARQLGAHWAGQAEADPPGLLDSAVIFAPAGRLVLQALRVLRKGGTISLAGITMSPIPELDYALLYQERTVRSVANSTRQDVRDLLRLAVEIPIRTEVHTFPLDEANHALQLLKQSRFSGAGVLTIS